The nucleotide window TTAATGGAGGAAGGCGAGCTTACCTGCCGGGAACTGGTGGAGTTTTATTTGAAACGCATAGAAGCTTATGATCAGAAAGGCCCTAAAATCAACTCGATCATAAAAATTAATCCTGATGCCTTGAAGATTGCGGATGAGCTGGATGCAAAGTACGAAAAAACAGGGTTGACGGGATCCCTTCATGGAATTCCTGTTTTGTTAAAAGATAATGTGGATACGAAGGATATGGAAACCACGGCAGGCTCTTTAAGTTTGGAGGAGTCCATACCGAAGGAAGACGCTTTTATCACGAAACGTATGAAGGAAGCGGGAGCCATTATTATTGCCAAGGTAAATCTTCATGAATTCGCCGTTTGGGGAGAAACCGTAAGCTCTGTTTTAGGCCAGACCCTTAACCCCTATGATCTAACAAGAACCCCGGGAGGGTCCAGCGGCGGTACCGGCGCAAGCGTTGCCTCAAATTTTGGAATGGTGGGAATCGGAACGGATACGATTAACTCTGTACGGTCTCCGGCGTCGGCATGCAGTCTTGTAGGTTTTCGACCGACGGTTGGGCTTATCAGCAAAACCGGGATTGTTCCCTATTCATTTACCCAGGATACGGCAGGTCCGATTTGTCGGAGTGTGGAAGATGCGGTGAAACTGTTGGATGTAATCCGCGGTTACGATCCGAAGGATAGGGCAACGGCCGGGGCCCGTGAAATGCAAACCGGTTATTTTGCCAAGCATTTGAAAAGGGATGGATTGAAGAAAAAACGGATCGGCGTTCTAAGAAGCTTTTTTGGCAAAGAAAAAGTACATGCAGAGGTGAATGAACAGATCAATAAACGCTTGGAGGATATCCAAAAGTCCGGCGGTGTGGTGGTGGATCTTGATGAAAGCATCGATGCGGATCAACTGATTAAAGAGGTCAGCGTTCATTTATATGAATTGAAAAGGGAGTTGAATGAATACCTGGAAGCCTTGGGAGAGCCGGCGAAGGTGGGGTCCCTGAAAGAAATCATTGACTCGGGAAAGTTTCACAAAGGAATAGAAGAGAACATTAAAATTGCCCAAGACTTGAGTACCGATACTCCCGAGTATCATAATCGTCTAAAAAAACGAAAGCAACTAAGAAATCAAGTGGTTGAGATCATGGAAAAAAATCAACTGGATGCCATCGTATATCCTCATCAAAAGCGTCCCGTGGTAAAGGTGGGAGAATCCCAAGTGGACCGGAACGGAGTAATCGGATCGGTTACAGGGTTTCCTAGCTGTGTTGTCCCTGGAGGATTTACAAGCGCAACGGCTGAGGCTC belongs to Isachenkonia alkalipeptolytica and includes:
- a CDS encoding amidase family protein, which produces MDESLKSKEIMEATIERIHHLMEEGELTCRELVEFYLKRIEAYDQKGPKINSIIKINPDALKIADELDAKYEKTGLTGSLHGIPVLLKDNVDTKDMETTAGSLSLEESIPKEDAFITKRMKEAGAIIIAKVNLHEFAVWGETVSSVLGQTLNPYDLTRTPGGSSGGTGASVASNFGMVGIGTDTINSVRSPASACSLVGFRPTVGLISKTGIVPYSFTQDTAGPICRSVEDAVKLLDVIRGYDPKDRATAGAREMQTGYFAKHLKRDGLKKKRIGVLRSFFGKEKVHAEVNEQINKRLEDIQKSGGVVVDLDESIDADQLIKEVSVHLYELKRELNEYLEALGEPAKVGSLKEIIDSGKFHKGIEENIKIAQDLSTDTPEYHNRLKKRKQLRNQVVEIMEKNQLDAIVYPHQKRPVVKVGESQVDRNGVIGSVTGFPSCVVPGGFTSATAEAPGGIPVGIEFLTREWDEATLIEIVYGFEQNTLCRKSPMEVPAVES